One Alnus glutinosa chromosome 13, dhAlnGlut1.1, whole genome shotgun sequence genomic window, tcatgaaaccatgtaaatgggttgaggtttggttttgtattttttttaaaaaaaaaaattaaaaaattaaaacaaaaaaaaagaaacaaaaaaaaagtcaatagttGTGTTTTTGGGtggcaaaatatcatttctcataattaaAACAGTGAGGTTGTTGGTAGGGGTGTAAAGCCGGCCAGTAACTGGTAATCGACAAATTGACAAAATGCTTTTGTTATCGATTAAAAAGGCTTTACTGGAGCGGTTATCGATttttgaagatatatatatatatatatatatcataaaattTTAGGGTATTTAATATATGTAGATGTAATTTAATCTCATGTAAGCTTTAAAATGAATTTCAGTGGCAATTTTAAACATTGGATTTTCAGGccctcacaaaaaaaaaaagcccaaaagttatttattaatttttaacaaCCATAGCAAAACCCAGCATATTGGGCCAAAAAAGActgaaatatttttaaaaaggattaaaaacgtataaattaaacaaaaaaaaagtcgaCCTAATACCCAAAATAGACCCAGAAgacccaattttttaaaaaacaaaaaatacattttaaaaaacttctttacaattttttaaatataaatatgttgaAAAAACAAGTGTTTATTTTTAGGTGAGGAGTAGAGGGGAAATATAATTTTAGAAACCagggacaaaactaaaaaaaaaaaaatggggggatacaatttaattttttggggtctatttcttaaattttgggAGGCGAGACCccaaaagtaagaatgtttccGCCTAATGTGGAGGGTCTGGAGACCGGCTTTATTACTTATAAAGGAGCAAAAGACAGCATTTGCTACTTTAGAATCGTGGGCCACCCCTTTTACTCActgtttttgctttttgtttttctaaattttaatgaCGTTTACCattcttaatatttaataattgcaaaaaaaaaaaaaaaaaaaatatccttatcCATATGGAAGCGGTCCAATAGAGATTTGTTAGAGAGCACGTGGCTTCTTCTTTTCTAGAAGCTTCCCACTCCATcgttcaatttattttattagttcTTTTGAATTCGTAATAGGATATACGTGTCGGTAAAGTTATGGAGATCCCAATCCGGTGCAGGAGATAAGGCTTTGCATTGTTGTTGCCACGTGGTAGATATTTTCGTTAGATAACAAAAGGTAGGAAATTTGGAATTCGGCTTTAAGACGTGCCGAAATTGGCTTGGACTAAATGCcgatattatttttatattaaaaagccTCCTAAACTAAtaggtaattttaaaataaccactTAAATTTTGACTATTAAAATGCGtagaaaatatcatttttatccaaatattcatataataccTATACTCTcttaaaatctataaaaaaaaatttaactaaactattttttttttaataaaaaaaaataaatgcaaaataaatttatgtagttgacctaaattttaaattgttaattgttgaataaaaaataattcaaagatcTTTAAGGtaagcaaaaaataacaatttagtcattgtagttaaattttgtcaaaatacttgacagattctgttagtgtcaacgttaacactaataaaatgataaaatgtaTCAttctcactaaaaaaaaaaatcaagatattaaaaatatattattataaaagtaaaTTACTCACTGTTGTTAAATTGTATCAAAACACTCGACGGATTCTGTTAGTGTGCTACGTtaacatcaataaaatgacgaaACATGTcagtattaataaaatatatataactgaaaatttaaagaaattaaaaacattaaaaattaaaattttttaattggggTGGTAGCCGAGCcacccattttcttcttgtttgttctttttttttttaattaatttttttttaagtttttgatttctttcaatttttagttttatattaatagtttatttttaaatagtttttaatttttttttttttattttaagttttaagagaataatgatAGAATAtgaatatttcgataaaagtgacatttttgacacattttggtagtttgatgggttgCATTGTTGTACTTAGAAATTCAGGAAACTATTCtaaaatcggttgttagttTAGGGGGCTCTTCTttatattgatattttgattccttttgtgtttttttttttttttttgacaatataAGTTTTACGAGAAATGTGAATTTTTACATCTTTTATACATCTGCCGACCATATAGCTTTTTcacaaattaatcattagatttatAAAAGAGATGGATTGCAAGAGTACACGTAACAGGTCTCTATGTTTATTGCTAGAAGGAATAATGGTAGAAGCCATATTTTTAtcacacaaatatttcacaacatTAATGTTTTAGTTCTAACTAATTATTGAATAAGTCATTGTTAATCataattaaaaagttaattaaaactaacacattaacattgtgaaataattataaaataaaaataaactttctgttggggataaatcccactcaacccgatccaaagaaaagattcaaaagtcaaataggtccaaatagataagaataatgataagataagaataatgatcatatcagaggtctaagaagatatcagatcagaagtctaagaagatgtcagatcagaagtctaagaagatatcagattggaagtctaagaagatatccaattagaagtctagtaaaggattgaagtccaattagaactcggacagcagttctagatcaacaaggagcaggagtcctaatccaggtttgactctacctctatgcctataaataggcccataccccaggtataaactaagactgaattttatgcacaaagcattatttccccacagaagctaacttaggcatcggagcgggacccccggaagggtccctaggttttgttgttttgcagagttattgagaagcgtgaagaacatcaaaggaactttcagattcacaccataccggaaactgtaccaacagtttggcgccgtctgtgggaaacgattattcgttcctcataaaagaaaaaaaagatccagcatggtgatgaacatacgttccggaagccagaccaatcgacagcccgtggccccacaggaaccggctattcagaataatttgcagcctccaccgaaccctcccccggggggtggagatcaagatcgcatagcagcgttggaagcccagattgaagacttaaatgcagaattgttacgcatgaggcagagacagcccaatcccgagatgaacagggatgagcgtgaggaagaagatcacaatagcaacattaatcctcggagggaggatgaccgtcaaggagatctgagcagaattattgccgagctggagagaaggtgcacggacatggagatggaaagaaaggacaaaggcagatccgtaatggtggacaagctcctaatgggtacagactcacccttcaccagacgggtggcagactatcagcttcccgataagtttaaggtaccccaaattctaagttatgcaggagacagagatcccttggatcacctagagaatttcaaagctcatctagaccttcacgggacacccgatgaagtagcatgtcgggccttccctcttactctttcggggaatgcccgagactggttcaggaagctgcccccgaattccgttgatcagttcaaggaattgtccaagatattcctaacggagttcttggctttccggacaaggaagaagccttcgggatatttgctatcattgcaccagcagggcaatgagagtcttaaggagtttatggctcggttcaaccgagagaaggctacggtcgaagatccgaccgaggatatgatttttgctgccatttatcagggaatttcacccgaggagcctttgatgaagaagttgatccggaagcaaccgagtaccttgcagggcctcatggataaggtagaagaattcatcaatcaggaagagacgctgaagtctatggccagttctagactaccccgagagacagccccagaaaagaaaaggaaagaattcaagaaagctgattgggaagagcagaggcaggtaaagaagttcaaagattacaactttacacctctcaatgccgagatatcagaagtcctcatggagatcaagagagatccggcgtttcgggaaccgcaaaagataccaggtaatcctccttataggaatgcagggaagtattgtgatttccataaacaagcaggtcatcacaccgaggggtgcgtaaccctaaggttgttaatagaagaattcataaagaatggcaagctggttcggttcttgggagagcgacggaaccatcaaggaaataacaggcctcggaatcatcaggactatcaaccccgagatcaacagccacgggattactatccccgagaccgtcctcagctagacgagaggcatcaagagaatgctccccgagatgacatagaaagaagagaagaccgaggaagcagaagccctaggcatagagagccgaggcaacaacagtatctgcccgtgatcccataaaaaggactctcgggaatttcaggcttgcttttattttttagtatttatatttgcaaagaactagacttttatttttaattcagactagacagaaaattccccagattttgggaataagtattttcagaataaatgaataaagctgacttaagcatcggagtgttcccggtctagggaccaggaacctgttgatgttgtttcttttgcaggcaaaaactctcggatcagtcctagccgagagtctcggatcagtcctagccgagatcaagaagaaaggggggtcgtctcggatcagtcctagctgagaccaaaacttctcggatcagtcctagccgagaaggagcctctcggatcagtcctagccgagagcaagaacaacttctcggatcagtcctagccgagaaggagcctctcggatcagtcctagtcgagagcaagaaaaacttctcggatcagtcctagccgagaaggagcctctcggatcagtcctagccgagagcaagaaaaacttctcggatcagtcctagccgagaaggagcctctcggatcagtcctagccgagagcaagaaaaaaaacttctcggatcagtcatagccgagaaggagcctctcggatcagtcctagccgagagcaagaaaaacttctcggatcagtcctagccgagaaggagcctctcggatcagtcctagccgagagcaagaaaaacttctcggatcagtcctagccgagaaggagcctctcggatcagtcctagccgagagcaagaaaaacttctcggatcagtcctagccgagaaggagcctctcggatcagtcctagccgagagcaagaaaaacttctcggatcagtcctagccgagaaggagcctctcggatcagtcctagccgagagcaagaacaacttctcggatcagtcctagccgagaaggagagtctcggatcagtcctagccgagaccaagaagaaaactctcggatcagtcctagccgagagtctcggatcagtcctagccgagagaaaggagcatctcggatcagtcctagctgagagcaagaagaaacttcttggggggtaagatttaaccctcgggttttgcaggttagcaggttttcagaaggagacaaagatcgggtttccttagacatggaattcccattattcaagcaagcttcggataagggaattggggggtaactgttggggataaatcccactcaacccgatccaaagagaagattcaaaagtcaaataggtccaaatagataagaataatgataagataagaataatgatcatatcagaggtctaagaagatatcagatcagaagtctaagaagatgtcagatcagaagtctaagaagatatcagattggaagtctaagaagatatccaattagaagtctagtaaaggattgaagtccaattagaactcggacagcagttctagatcaacaaggagcaggagtcctaatccaggtttgactctacctctatgcctataaataggcccataccccaggtataaactaagactgaattttatgcacaaagcattatttccccacagaagctaacttaggcatcggagcgggacccccggaagggtccctaggttttgttgttttgcagagttattgagaagcgtgaagaacatcaaaggaactttcagattcacaccataccggaaactgtaccaacactttCTAACATTTCCCAACGTGTTAATGCACAGAAAAATTCAAAGTGAGAGCAGTCACTCACTATTCCCTTACCCATTTTATGTCTGTCTCTCTTGCAAATATAATGCCTATCCATTGTACGGAGGCAggcaagaaaaaaatttctatcattttcaaTACTTGAATAATTGAATTATCTTACACACAAGCAGTAAATAAGGACATTTAAACTTCTACCGACATGAGTACGTAAGATAATAGATTCCAGAAAAAGTGTTTTAGagtaaacccaaaaaaaagaatgaaaaaaaaaaaagaaaaaaaaaaagaaagggttaAAGAAGCATTTTGtagatttttatcaaatatatcaACTTATTGTTTAGCGGtattaaaagtactttttaataGGAGGTTTCCATAAACATTCTCCTAATATACTGTTTCCTTAAAATAGGAATGATTGTTCAACTCATAGATTGTCCAAAAAACTTTGAGTTGATTGTAAGATTTTGAAATGTGTCTTGGGTGCCGGATTTCGGCAAAATTGGGTTGCCAAAATTCGATGACCATGTCGGATTCTGGCGGACCAGTGCCATATTTTGGCACCGGCCGAATTTCGGCCTgttttgccggaatccggtgGCAGTTGCCGGCTCGGGAATCTggcaatcggataccaaaatttaAAGACCTTCGACGATAGATTTGAGCTACTAATTAATAAACTCCAATACTTGACAGTAGTAAATTTTTACAAACGTGAGGTCCATCTATCTCAACTCATCTCTTTCGGTGAAATTGTTCGAGTTACACGCAATTCCAACAACAAATTTGAGGAGATGTAGATCCTTTGATTGGAAAAGTGTACTAAATATGATAGATGTTGAATGGAAACGGCAATTAGGACTTTCGTTCTTTGACTAATAAAGGAGATAGTGAAAGACAATGAAACACATACAGAAATGCACAAACAAACGTGGATGCTGAACAAAAACTTTGTTGGACTGCAGTGTGCTATATTGTGGGAACGCTTTGAATTATAATACTTCATCATTCTAGCGTGCGTTGTTGAAGGTTCATAACAAGTATTATATTTATCCTTTGGAAAATCTTTTCAAGAAAAGAGTGTCGTTGAAAAGTTCATATATAGACATAGTATTTCAACTGTCAAACACTGATGCAAACAGAAGGAGACTTCAGACTAGTAATTACTTAGTTTCAACTTTGCCGGCTTGATTCTAAGTTCTTGTGCATGGAAGGAATTGTCTTTTAGGCATACTCTCATCAGCATCTCCCTGAATGACTATTGTTCGCGGATTAATCTCATGATCATGATCACCGGCAATGTGTATTTCTCTCAAACCATCACTAAACAAAGCAGATGAATCATACCTCCCAGCTGCATCATTATCCTGATCACCATTTTCATTCTCCAGAAAGCATCCCTTTTTCTTGAGCTCTTTCACCCTCCAGAACTCGTCATAATGTTTTCTCCTATGATCTGTGAAGCTCGTGCCATGCCTTATCTTTACAAAATCTGAGAAAAATCGCAACAAAATGTGTTAAgcaataatttaacatggtatcagagttgAGGTCCTAAGTTTAAATTGCGTAATGTAATGTATATAGTTTTTTAGTTAAGATAAATTCAAAAACCTCCATCTTGCTTCATGGCATTAGCCTCATCATCAGATGATGATG contains:
- the LOC133853812 gene encoding protein phosphatase inhibitor 2-like; translated protein: MKGRVRWDEANLAEIEANKPTRQNIDEPKTPYPPVIGADDSVGSPDYSTHSEALRNALNEAVSSQKNSTNFGRWTSSSDDEANAMKQDGDFVKIRHGTSFTDHRRKHYDEFWRVKELKKKGCFLENENGDQDNDAAGRYDSSALFSDGLREIHIAGDHDHEINPRTIVIQGDADESMPKRQFLPCTRT